The following coding sequences are from one Streptomyces venezuelae window:
- a CDS encoding fumarate hydratase, whose product MPEFEYSDLLPLGEDTTPYRLVTSEGVSTFEADGRTFLKVDPEALRKLAAEAIHDIQHYLRPAHLAQLRRIVDDPEASSNDKFVALDLLKNANIAAAGVLPMCQDTGTAIVMGKRGQNVLTEGEDEKALSKGIYDAYTKLNLRYSQMAPLTMWEEKNTGSNLPAQIELYATDGGAYKFLFMAKGGGSANKSFLYQETKAVLNEASMMKFLEEKIRSLGTAACPPYHLAIVVGGTSAEFALKTAKYASAHYLDELPAEGSPTGHGFRDKELEEKVFELTQKIGIGAQFGGKYFCHDVRVVRLPRHGASLPVAIAVSCSADRQATAKITAEGVFLEQLETDPARFLPETTDEHLGEEENVVKVDLNRPMDDILAELTKHPVKTRLSLTGPLVVARDIAHAKIKERLDAGEEMPQYLKDHPVYYAGPAKTPEGYASGSFGPTTAGRMDSYVEQFQAAGGSKVMLAKGNRSKQVTDACDAHGGFYLGSIGGPAARLAQDCIKKVEVVEYEELGMEAVWKIEVEDFPAFIVVDDKGNDFFQNPAPEPTFTHIPVRGPGLA is encoded by the coding sequence ATGCCAGAGTTTGAGTACTCCGATCTGCTCCCGCTGGGAGAGGACACCACCCCGTACCGGCTGGTGACCTCCGAGGGTGTCTCCACCTTCGAGGCCGACGGGCGGACGTTCCTCAAGGTCGACCCGGAGGCCCTGCGCAAGCTCGCCGCCGAGGCCATCCACGACATCCAGCACTACCTGCGGCCCGCGCACCTCGCCCAGCTGCGGCGCATCGTCGACGACCCGGAGGCGTCGTCCAACGACAAGTTCGTGGCGCTCGACCTGCTGAAGAACGCGAACATCGCGGCGGCCGGCGTGCTCCCGATGTGCCAGGACACCGGCACCGCCATCGTCATGGGCAAGCGCGGCCAGAACGTCCTCACCGAAGGTGAGGACGAGAAGGCGCTGTCCAAGGGCATCTACGACGCGTACACGAAGCTGAACCTGCGCTACTCGCAGATGGCTCCGCTCACCATGTGGGAGGAGAAGAACACCGGCTCCAACCTGCCCGCCCAGATCGAGCTGTACGCGACCGACGGCGGTGCCTACAAGTTCCTCTTCATGGCGAAGGGCGGCGGCTCGGCCAACAAGTCGTTCCTCTACCAGGAGACGAAGGCCGTCCTGAACGAGGCCTCCATGATGAAGTTCCTGGAGGAGAAGATCCGCTCGCTCGGTACGGCCGCGTGCCCGCCGTACCACCTGGCGATCGTCGTCGGCGGCACGTCCGCCGAGTTCGCCCTGAAGACCGCGAAGTACGCCTCCGCGCACTACCTGGACGAGCTGCCCGCCGAGGGCTCCCCCACCGGCCACGGTTTCCGGGACAAGGAGCTGGAGGAGAAGGTCTTCGAGCTGACGCAGAAGATCGGCATCGGCGCGCAGTTCGGCGGCAAGTACTTCTGCCACGACGTGCGCGTGGTGCGCCTGCCCCGGCACGGCGCCTCGCTGCCCGTCGCGATCGCAGTCTCCTGCTCGGCGGACCGCCAGGCCACCGCGAAGATCACCGCGGAGGGCGTCTTCCTGGAGCAGCTGGAGACGGACCCGGCGCGCTTCCTGCCGGAGACCACGGACGAGCACCTGGGCGAGGAGGAGAACGTCGTCAAGGTCGACCTCAACCGGCCCATGGACGACATCCTCGCCGAGCTCACCAAGCACCCGGTGAAGACCCGCCTTTCGCTCACCGGACCGCTGGTCGTGGCCCGCGACATCGCGCACGCCAAGATCAAGGAGCGGCTCGACGCGGGCGAGGAGATGCCGCAGTACCTGAAGGACCACCCCGTGTACTACGCGGGTCCCGCGAAGACCCCCGAGGGTTACGCGTCCGGTTCCTTCGGCCCGACCACCGCCGGGCGCATGGACTCCTACGTGGAGCAGTTCCAGGCCGCGGGCGGCTCCAAGGTCATGCTGGCCAAGGGCAACCGGAGCAAGCAGGTCACCGACGCGTGCGACGCGCACGGCGGCTTCTACCTCGGCTCGATCGGCGGCCCGGCCGCGCGCCTCGCGCAGGACTGCATCAAGAAGGTCGAGGTCGTCGAGTACGAGGAGCTCGGCATGGAGGCGGTCTGGAAGATCGAGGTCGAGGACTTCCCGGCCTTCATCGTCGTCGACGACAAGGGCAACGACTTCTTCCAGAACCCGGCCCCGGAGCCGACGTTCACGCACATCCCGGTGCGCGGACCGGGTCTGGCGTAG
- a CDS encoding ricin-type beta-trefoil lectin domain protein has protein sequence MERNRRSGRSGGGRRSSGRGRLRCSFAAAVAMAAVLGTAAAVPAQAADGGGAQTAAATPLPPELEKIRAAEATKLYGSPAERPMADRKTGLISLGDSEISGEGVGTYEPGTDGPDNWCHRSPDAAIHRTGIPADVTYNVACSGAQTVNIRIGGQKQYADELVQSDNLAIKARNTRIKTILLVIGANDDLQFAPVMTDCVTRYLLLQGPCAGKYDDGWQARVDALVPKVEQSIRDLKTVMKDAGYQEGDYKLVAMGYPSPIGPDFRDNPKFPGKLACGGLGYDSDTEWGRNIAVPAFETGMRRAARNAGATYLDNSRLFHGHEVCMEDTWARGLYVDLSNPFPPDSNSVRQSFHPNARGHAAFASCLTQIHNSDRREGSCADPASTGSPKLYPVAWDDVYKPLRNEATGTCVDVDASRSGNGTRVQGWDCTDNRNQTWWHDGTSGGQRSLHTGLTQDRCLDVPDSAYKEGTAVVLWNCHGGANQKFVRDAGTVRPAADTGLCLTLAGAKEPVRLQKCTGAANQRFA, from the coding sequence ATGGAGCGCAACAGACGCAGCGGGCGAAGCGGCGGCGGGAGGCGAAGCAGCGGCAGGGGACGCCTGCGATGTTCGTTCGCGGCGGCGGTCGCGATGGCGGCCGTGCTCGGCACGGCCGCGGCCGTGCCCGCCCAGGCGGCGGACGGCGGCGGGGCGCAGACCGCCGCCGCGACGCCCCTGCCGCCCGAGCTGGAGAAGATCCGGGCGGCCGAGGCCACCAAGCTCTACGGCAGCCCCGCGGAGCGCCCCATGGCCGACCGCAAGACCGGCCTGATCTCGCTCGGCGACAGCGAGATCTCGGGTGAGGGCGTCGGCACGTACGAACCGGGCACGGACGGCCCCGACAACTGGTGCCACCGCTCACCGGACGCCGCGATCCACCGCACCGGCATCCCCGCGGACGTGACGTACAACGTCGCCTGCTCCGGTGCGCAGACCGTCAACATCAGGATCGGCGGCCAGAAGCAATATGCCGACGAGCTGGTCCAGAGCGACAACCTCGCGATCAAGGCGCGCAACACGAGGATCAAGACGATCCTGCTCGTCATCGGCGCCAACGACGACCTCCAGTTCGCCCCCGTGATGACGGACTGCGTCACCCGCTACCTGCTCCTCCAGGGGCCCTGCGCCGGCAAGTACGACGACGGCTGGCAGGCGCGTGTCGACGCCCTCGTCCCCAAGGTCGAGCAGTCCATCCGCGACCTGAAGACCGTCATGAAGGACGCGGGATACCAGGAGGGCGACTACAAACTCGTCGCCATGGGCTACCCGAGCCCGATCGGCCCCGACTTCCGCGACAACCCGAAGTTCCCGGGCAAGCTCGCCTGCGGCGGACTCGGCTACGACTCCGACACCGAGTGGGGCCGCAACATCGCGGTACCGGCCTTCGAGACCGGCATGCGCAGGGCCGCGCGGAACGCCGGCGCCACCTACCTCGACAACTCGCGCCTCTTCCACGGCCACGAGGTCTGCATGGAGGACACCTGGGCGCGCGGTCTGTACGTGGACCTGTCGAACCCGTTCCCGCCGGACTCCAACTCGGTGCGCCAGTCGTTCCACCCCAACGCCCGCGGCCACGCCGCCTTCGCGTCCTGCCTCACGCAGATCCACAACTCGGACCGGCGCGAGGGCAGTTGCGCCGACCCCGCGAGCACGGGCAGCCCGAAGCTGTACCCGGTGGCCTGGGACGACGTGTACAAGCCGCTGAGGAACGAGGCCACCGGCACCTGCGTGGACGTCGACGCCTCCAGGAGCGGCAACGGGACCAGGGTCCAGGGCTGGGACTGCACCGACAACCGCAACCAGACCTGGTGGCACGACGGCACCTCCGGTGGGCAGCGCTCGCTGCACACCGGCCTCACCCAGGACCGCTGCCTGGACGTGCCCGACAGTGCCTACAAGGAAGGCACCGCGGTCGTGCTCTGGAACTGCCACGGCGGCGCCAACCAGAAGTTCGTCCGTGACGCGGGAACGGTGCGTCCCGCCGCCGACACCGGGCTCTGCCTGACCCTCGCGGGGGCCAAGGAGCCGGTGCGGCTGCAGAAGTGCACGGGAGCGGCGAACCAGCGGTTCGCCTGA
- a CDS encoding transglycosylase domain-containing protein, translating to MGRAEERQARQRGARRAARKRPSGGKRTGIRRFFTWKKILGTFLGFCLLGMLGFVVLYLVVDIPKGNAAAKMQSNVYKYSNGDVIARTGDVNREIVDLDKVPEDVQKTFVAAENKSFYKDEGIDFKGTARGVLNTLTGKGKQGGSTITQQYVKNYYLSQDQTVSRKLKELVISLKVDREKSKDDILAGYINTSYYGRGAYGIQAAAQAYYRVDAKELNVQQGAYLAALLQAPSQYDWAAATPTGKKLVKQRWNYVLDNMVEEGWLDSGKREGLTFPKPKDPKAPPGREGQIGYLVEEAKREVLRNSNLSEAEFEAGGYTVTLNIDPKKQKQLEKAVDAQLNDKLDRKKNKADARVQAGAASVDPKTGKVLAMYGGEDYVKHFTNNATRRDYQPASTFKPLILAAALENGARTQEGLPITASTVYDGTSRRPVKGGDVAFAPPNEDNISYGPVTVQKAMNKSVNSVFAQMGVDVGMPKVMETAGKLGMDVKGLPAVPAQTLGSMGASPLEMAGVYATLDNHGKKVTPALVGSVEHKDRTVDLPDPIGDQVVQRGTADSITSVLTGVVDDGTGSAVRNPAQDVAGKTGTSDDNKSAWFAGYTPKLVTAVGLFGEGAKGDQVSMKGAGGFPRINGSGFPAKIWAAYTFDAMGSPSSFDLDTNMGAAIAPVPDPSSKAPKDPSSTPTAPEDDDEPTKKPSKTPTPTKSSTSPTPTPTPTKTTPTPTADPDPTDTGGPPDPEDGRPSRD from the coding sequence ATGGGCCGAGCCGAAGAACGACAAGCGCGGCAGCGCGGGGCCCGCAGGGCAGCGCGCAAGCGCCCGTCCGGCGGCAAGCGCACCGGCATACGCCGCTTCTTCACCTGGAAGAAGATCCTCGGAACTTTCCTCGGGTTCTGCCTGCTCGGCATGCTCGGCTTCGTCGTGCTCTACCTCGTCGTGGACATCCCCAAGGGCAACGCCGCGGCGAAGATGCAGAGCAACGTCTACAAGTACAGCAACGGCGATGTCATCGCGCGTACCGGAGACGTGAACCGCGAAATCGTCGACCTGGACAAGGTTCCCGAGGACGTCCAGAAGACCTTCGTCGCCGCGGAGAACAAGTCCTTCTACAAGGACGAGGGCATCGACTTCAAGGGCACGGCCCGCGGTGTCCTGAACACGCTGACCGGCAAGGGCAAGCAGGGTGGCTCGACGATCACCCAGCAGTACGTGAAGAACTACTACCTCAGCCAGGACCAGACCGTCAGCCGCAAGCTGAAGGAGCTCGTCATCTCGCTGAAGGTGGACCGCGAGAAGAGCAAGGACGACATTCTCGCGGGCTACATCAACACCAGCTACTACGGCCGCGGCGCGTACGGCATCCAGGCCGCCGCCCAGGCGTACTACCGCGTCGACGCCAAGGAGCTGAACGTCCAGCAGGGCGCCTACCTCGCCGCCCTGCTCCAGGCCCCGAGCCAGTACGACTGGGCCGCCGCGACGCCGACCGGCAAGAAGCTCGTCAAGCAGCGCTGGAACTATGTCCTCGACAACATGGTCGAGGAGGGCTGGCTGGACTCCGGCAAGCGCGAGGGCCTGACCTTCCCCAAGCCGAAGGATCCCAAGGCGCCGCCCGGCCGCGAGGGCCAGATCGGCTACCTGGTGGAGGAGGCCAAGCGTGAGGTCCTGCGCAACAGCAACCTCAGCGAGGCCGAGTTCGAGGCCGGCGGCTACACCGTCACCCTGAACATCGACCCCAAGAAGCAGAAGCAGCTCGAGAAGGCCGTCGACGCGCAGCTGAACGACAAGCTCGACCGCAAGAAGAACAAGGCGGACGCACGCGTCCAGGCGGGCGCCGCGTCCGTCGACCCCAAAACGGGCAAGGTCCTCGCCATGTACGGCGGTGAGGACTACGTGAAGCACTTCACGAACAACGCCACCCGCCGCGACTACCAGCCGGCCTCCACCTTCAAGCCGCTGATCCTCGCCGCGGCCCTGGAGAACGGCGCCAGGACGCAGGAAGGCCTGCCGATCACCGCGAGCACCGTCTACGACGGCACCAGCAGGCGGCCGGTCAAGGGCGGCGACGTGGCCTTCGCACCGCCCAATGAGGACAACATCAGCTACGGCCCCGTCACCGTCCAGAAGGCGATGAACAAGTCCGTCAACTCCGTCTTCGCGCAGATGGGCGTGGACGTGGGCATGCCCAAGGTCATGGAGACGGCGGGCAAGCTCGGCATGGACGTCAAGGGACTGCCCGCCGTGCCCGCCCAGACCCTCGGCTCCATGGGCGCGAGCCCGCTGGAGATGGCCGGTGTCTACGCCACGCTCGACAATCACGGCAAGAAGGTCACCCCGGCCCTGGTCGGCTCCGTCGAGCACAAGGACCGCACGGTCGACCTGCCGGACCCGATCGGCGACCAGGTCGTCCAGCGGGGCACCGCGGACTCCATCACGTCGGTCCTGACCGGCGTGGTCGACGACGGCACCGGCAGCGCGGTCCGCAACCCCGCGCAGGACGTCGCGGGCAAGACGGGCACCTCCGACGACAACAAGTCGGCCTGGTTCGCCGGCTACACGCCGAAGCTCGTCACCGCCGTCGGCCTGTTCGGCGAGGGCGCCAAGGGCGATCAGGTGTCCATGAAGGGCGCGGGCGGCTTCCCTCGCATCAACGGCTCGGGCTTCCCCGCCAAGATCTGGGCGGCCTACACGTTCGACGCCATGGGCTCGCCGAGCTCGTTCGACCTCGACACGAACATGGGCGCCGCCATCGCGCCGGTCCCTGACCCGTCGTCGAAGGCCCCGAAGGACCCGTCGAGCACGCCGACGGCGCCGGAGGACGACGACGAGCCGACGAAGAAGCCGTCGAAGACACCGACCCCGACGAAGTCGTCCACGTCGCCGACCCCGACCCCGACGCCGACCAAGACGACGCCGACGCCGACGGCCGACCCGGACCCGACGGACACCGGCGGGCCCCCGGACCCGGAGGACGGCAGGCCCAGCAGGGACTGA
- a CDS encoding class II fumarate hydratase, with protein MTSDASEGRTGEYRTEHDSMGEVRVPAHAKWRAQTQRAVENFPISGQVLERAHIAALARIKAAAAKVNAELGVVDKDVADAIADAAAEVAEGRWDDHFPVDVFQTGSGTSSNMNTNEVIATLATERLGRDVHPNDHVNASQSSNDVFPSSIHIAATGAVSNDLIPALEHLAAALERKAEEFSDVVKSGRTHLMDATPVTLGQEFGGYAAQMRYGVERLRASLPRLAELPLGGTAVGTGINTPPGFSAAVIAEVARTTGLPLTEARDHFEAQGARDGIVETSGQLRTIGVGLTKIANDLRWMASGPRTGLAEIGLPDLQPGSSIMPGKVNPVIPEAALMVAAQVTGNDATVAAAGAAGNFELNVMLPVIAKNVLESIRLLANVARLLADRTVDGITANRERAREYAESSPSVVTPLNKYIGYEEAAKVAKKSLAERRTIREVVLESGYVERGDLTLEQLDEALDVLRMTHP; from the coding sequence ATGACCAGCGACGCCAGCGAAGGCCGCACCGGCGAGTACCGGACCGAGCACGACTCGATGGGCGAGGTGCGGGTCCCCGCGCACGCCAAATGGCGTGCCCAGACGCAGCGGGCGGTGGAGAACTTCCCCATCTCGGGACAGGTCCTGGAGCGCGCCCACATCGCCGCGCTCGCCCGGATCAAGGCGGCCGCCGCGAAGGTCAACGCGGAGCTCGGGGTGGTCGACAAGGACGTCGCCGACGCCATCGCGGACGCGGCGGCCGAGGTCGCCGAGGGACGCTGGGACGACCACTTCCCCGTCGACGTCTTCCAGACCGGCTCGGGCACGTCGTCCAACATGAACACCAACGAGGTCATCGCCACCCTCGCGACCGAGCGCCTCGGCCGCGACGTGCACCCCAACGACCACGTCAACGCCTCGCAGTCCTCGAACGACGTCTTCCCGTCCTCGATCCACATCGCGGCGACGGGCGCGGTCAGCAACGACCTCATTCCCGCGCTCGAACACCTCGCCGCCGCCCTGGAGCGCAAGGCAGAGGAATTCTCGGACGTCGTGAAGTCCGGGCGCACCCACCTCATGGACGCGACACCGGTGACGCTCGGCCAGGAGTTCGGCGGGTACGCGGCCCAGATGCGGTACGGCGTCGAGCGGCTCCGCGCCTCGCTCCCCCGCCTCGCCGAACTGCCGCTGGGCGGCACGGCCGTGGGCACCGGCATCAACACGCCGCCCGGTTTCTCCGCGGCCGTCATCGCCGAGGTCGCGCGGACCACCGGGCTGCCGCTGACGGAGGCGCGCGACCACTTCGAGGCGCAGGGCGCGCGGGACGGCATCGTCGAGACCAGCGGGCAGCTGCGCACGATCGGCGTCGGCCTGACGAAGATCGCGAACGATCTGCGGTGGATGGCGTCGGGCCCGCGCACCGGCCTCGCCGAGATCGGCCTGCCGGACCTCCAGCCCGGCTCCTCGATCATGCCCGGCAAGGTCAACCCGGTCATCCCGGAGGCCGCGCTGATGGTCGCCGCGCAGGTCACCGGCAACGACGCGACGGTCGCCGCGGCGGGCGCGGCCGGCAATTTCGAGCTGAACGTCATGCTGCCGGTCATCGCCAAGAACGTCCTGGAGTCGATCCGGCTCCTCGCCAATGTGGCGCGCCTGCTCGCCGACCGCACCGTCGACGGCATCACCGCCAACCGCGAGCGCGCCAGGGAGTACGCCGAGTCGTCGCCGTCCGTCGTGACGCCCCTGAACAAGTACATCGGGTACGAGGAGGCGGCGAAGGTCGCCAAGAAGTCCCTCGCCGAGCGGAGGACGATCCGCGAGGTCGTCCTCGAATCCGGGTACGTGGAGCGGGGCGACCTCACCCTGGAACAGCTGGACGAGGCACTGGACGTCCTGCGGATGACGCATCCGTAG
- a CDS encoding class I SAM-dependent DNA methyltransferase — translation MSEDRRGQAEAFDAIGQHYDDAFPHKEGQLAAGRRLATALPAGSRVLDVGCGTGLPTARQLTESGHSVLGTDISTGMLELAGKNVPAAEFRQLDIADLRAEGPGGVGRFDGIACFFALLMLPRAEIPEALRLLHGLLRPGGLMELSMVEADLDDAAIPFLGHTIRVSGYLADELRQVVRDAGFEITGEDTYAYAPASTDAPPEHQVFLHCRRG, via the coding sequence GTGAGCGAGGACCGCAGGGGTCAGGCCGAGGCCTTTGATGCCATCGGGCAGCACTACGACGACGCCTTCCCGCACAAGGAGGGCCAGCTCGCCGCGGGACGCCGGCTCGCGACGGCGCTTCCCGCCGGTTCCCGCGTTCTCGACGTGGGCTGCGGCACCGGTCTGCCGACCGCCCGGCAGCTGACCGAATCCGGCCACTCGGTGCTCGGCACGGACATCTCGACGGGCATGCTTGAGCTGGCGGGAAAGAACGTGCCGGCCGCCGAGTTCCGGCAGCTCGACATAGCCGACCTGAGGGCCGAAGGACCCGGTGGTGTCGGCAGGTTCGACGGCATCGCGTGCTTCTTCGCCCTCCTGATGCTGCCGCGCGCCGAGATCCCCGAAGCGCTGCGGCTGCTGCACGGGCTGCTGCGACCGGGAGGCCTGATGGAGCTGTCCATGGTCGAGGCCGACCTGGACGACGCGGCAATTCCGTTCCTGGGGCACACGATCCGGGTATCGGGTTACCTGGCGGACGAACTGCGGCAGGTCGTGCGGGACGCGGGATTCGAGATCACCGGCGAGGACACGTATGCGTACGCCCCCGCAAGCACCGACGCACCACCCGAGCACCAGGTCTTTCTGCACTGCCGACGCGGCTGA
- a CDS encoding DUF1707 domain-containing protein, whose product MDLEKQPSALRASDADRDRTADILREALAEGRLTADEHAERIDGVYRAKTMAELQPLVRDLPAAHEQPSARRPAPAPSRPSPGVVPPVADENLVAVLSGSVRRGRWRVGRRTHAYAVFGSVEIDLSEAIFEHRQVVIKAFAIFGSVEVRVPENVSLRGSGTGVLGSYEVDTLDSPDQDAPVVFVDGVAVMGSIEATPRRGKFVRDLHRQLRKHLGH is encoded by the coding sequence GTGGACCTCGAAAAGCAGCCCTCAGCGCTCCGTGCCTCCGACGCCGACCGGGACCGCACCGCGGACATACTCCGGGAGGCCCTGGCCGAGGGCCGCCTGACCGCCGACGAGCACGCCGAGCGGATCGACGGGGTCTACCGCGCCAAGACGATGGCCGAGCTCCAGCCGCTGGTGCGGGACCTGCCGGCCGCACACGAGCAGCCGTCCGCCCGCCGACCCGCCCCCGCGCCGTCCCGCCCGTCCCCGGGCGTCGTCCCGCCGGTCGCCGACGAGAACCTCGTCGCGGTGCTGAGCGGCTCGGTGCGCCGCGGCCGCTGGCGTGTGGGCCGGCGCACCCACGCGTACGCCGTGTTCGGCAGCGTCGAGATCGACCTGAGCGAGGCGATCTTCGAGCACCGCCAGGTCGTCATCAAGGCGTTCGCGATCTTCGGCTCGGTCGAGGTCCGCGTCCCGGAGAACGTCTCGCTGCGCGGCAGCGGCACGGGCGTCCTCGGCAGCTATGAGGTGGACACGCTCGACTCCCCGGACCAGGACGCCCCCGTCGTCTTCGTGGACGGCGTGGCGGTCATGGGCAGCATCGAGGCCACCCCCAGGCGCGGCAAGTTCGTCCGCGACCTCCACCGGCAGCTGCGCAAGCACCTCGGGCACTGA
- a CDS encoding DUF402 domain-containing protein — translation MTDLDGKTAAGDGVARWAPGDHILWRYRENSGNRVHICRPVTVVRDTDELLAVWMAPGTECVKPVLADGTPVHDEPLATRYTKPRAVRRDHWFGTGVLKLARPDEPWSVWLFWEPGWQFRSWYVNLEEPRVRWSGGVDSEDHFLDISVSPDRSWRWHDEDEFAEARRVGLMDAGKAADVRAAGRAALDVIAAWGAPFSDGWQHWRPDPSWVVPPLPDDWDRTPAHVSS, via the coding sequence ATGACAGACCTCGACGGGAAGACGGCGGCCGGTGACGGGGTGGCGCGGTGGGCGCCCGGGGACCACATCCTGTGGCGGTACCGGGAGAACTCCGGGAACCGGGTCCACATCTGCCGCCCCGTCACCGTCGTGCGGGACACCGACGAGCTGCTCGCCGTGTGGATGGCGCCCGGCACCGAATGCGTGAAGCCGGTGCTCGCCGACGGCACCCCCGTGCACGACGAGCCGCTCGCCACCCGCTACACCAAGCCGCGCGCCGTCCGCCGCGACCACTGGTTCGGCACCGGCGTCCTGAAGCTGGCGAGACCGGACGAACCGTGGTCGGTCTGGCTGTTCTGGGAGCCGGGCTGGCAGTTCCGGAGCTGGTACGTCAACCTGGAGGAGCCGCGCGTCCGTTGGTCCGGAGGCGTGGACTCCGAGGATCACTTTCTGGACATCTCCGTGAGCCCGGACCGCAGCTGGCGCTGGCACGACGAGGACGAGTTCGCCGAGGCCCGCAGGGTCGGTCTGATGGACGCGGGAAAGGCCGCTGACGTACGTGCGGCGGGTCGCGCCGCGCTCGACGTGATCGCCGCGTGGGGGGCGCCGTTCTCGGACGGCTGGCAGCACTGGCGTCCCGATCCGTCCTGGGTCGTACCGCCCCTTCCGGATGACTGGGACCGTACGCCCGCGCATGTGTCCTCATGA
- a CDS encoding ATP-binding SpoIIE family protein phosphatase yields the protein MTEHLTPHEGRKAPAARPTAPADPRGALLRSPETSEGGGSTAVPSSDEHTQSPAAEPDPHRPRPVPESGVPSQPGPAPVGPPDGEERRSGRPRPPGAGPVAMRRDGDRLRFVGAATRRIARGIDLDEIVMGLCRATVPTFSDAILVYLRDPLPVGDERPTGPLVLRLRRSDRLRSIEEGGEEPDTDGGGTLPAPQTAQADITDVMGSAELCEVRPGGALAEVLRGVRPVFADSAAARAALPELLGEGRTLPGGQRGILAPLRGRRRVIGAAVFLRRPDRPAFEADDLLVAAQLATHSALGIDKAVLYGREAYIADELQRTMLPETLPRPTGVRLASRYLPAAETARVGGDWYDAIPLPGSRVALVVGDVMGHSMTSAAIMGQLRTTAQTLAGLDLPPQEVLHHLDEQAQRLGSDRMATCLYAVYDPVSHRITIANAGHPPPVLLHLGGRAEVLRVPPGAPIGVGGVDFEAVELDAPAGATLLLYTDGLVESRLRDVWTGIEQLRERLAATAQLTGPDHPPPLEALCDEVLDMLGPGDRDDDIALLAARFDGIAPSDVAYWFLEPENATPSRARRLARSALARWGLEELTDSVELLVSEVVTNAVRYASRPITLRLLRTDVLRCEVGDDVPQLPRLRQARATDEGGRGLYLVNKMARRWGATRLSTGKVVWFELNRS from the coding sequence GTGACGGAGCACCTCACCCCCCACGAGGGTCGCAAGGCACCAGCTGCCCGGCCGACCGCCCCCGCGGATCCCCGCGGGGCGCTGCTGCGTTCCCCGGAGACCTCGGAGGGCGGTGGCAGCACAGCCGTGCCGTCCTCCGATGAGCACACCCAGTCCCCGGCCGCCGAGCCCGACCCGCACCGCCCGCGCCCCGTGCCCGAGAGCGGCGTGCCCTCGCAGCCGGGCCCCGCACCGGTGGGACCGCCGGACGGCGAGGAGCGGCGCTCCGGCCGGCCGAGGCCGCCCGGCGCGGGCCCGGTGGCGATGCGGCGCGACGGCGACCGGCTCCGTTTCGTGGGCGCCGCGACGCGGCGCATCGCCCGCGGCATAGACCTCGACGAGATCGTGATGGGCCTGTGCCGGGCGACGGTGCCGACGTTCTCCGACGCGATCCTGGTCTACCTGCGCGATCCGCTGCCGGTCGGCGACGAGCGGCCCACGGGCCCGCTGGTGCTGCGGCTGCGCCGCTCCGACCGGCTGCGCTCCATCGAGGAGGGCGGCGAGGAACCGGACACCGACGGCGGTGGCACGCTGCCCGCGCCGCAGACGGCGCAGGCCGACATCACCGATGTGATGGGCAGCGCCGAGCTGTGCGAGGTGCGGCCCGGCGGCGCGCTCGCCGAGGTGCTGCGCGGGGTGCGCCCGGTCTTCGCCGACTCGGCGGCGGCCCGCGCCGCGCTGCCCGAACTGCTCGGCGAGGGACGCACCCTGCCGGGCGGGCAGCGGGGCATCCTCGCGCCGCTGCGGGGGCGCCGCCGGGTGATCGGCGCGGCCGTGTTCCTGCGCCGCCCCGACCGGCCCGCGTTCGAGGCGGACGATCTCCTCGTCGCCGCCCAGCTGGCCACGCACAGCGCGCTCGGCATCGACAAGGCGGTCCTGTACGGCCGCGAGGCGTACATCGCCGACGAGTTGCAGCGCACCATGCTTCCCGAGACGCTGCCGCGCCCGACCGGCGTGCGGCTCGCCTCGCGCTACCTCCCGGCCGCCGAGACCGCCCGGGTCGGCGGCGACTGGTACGACGCGATCCCCTTGCCCGGCAGCCGCGTCGCCCTGGTCGTCGGTGACGTCATGGGGCACTCCATGACGTCGGCGGCCATCATGGGCCAGCTGCGGACGACCGCGCAGACCCTCGCCGGGCTCGACCTGCCGCCCCAGGAGGTCCTGCACCACCTGGACGAGCAGGCGCAGCGGCTCGGCTCCGACCGCATGGCGACCTGCCTGTACGCGGTGTACGACCCGGTGTCGCACCGCATCACCATCGCCAACGCGGGCCACCCGCCGCCCGTCCTGCTGCACCTGGGCGGCCGGGCGGAGGTCCTGCGGGTGCCGCCGGGCGCCCCCATCGGCGTGGGCGGCGTCGACTTCGAGGCCGTGGAGCTGGACGCCCCCGCGGGCGCGACCCTGCTCCTCTACACGGACGGGCTCGTCGAGTCCCGTCTGCGCGACGTGTGGACCGGCATAGAGCAGCTGCGCGAGCGGCTGGCCGCCACCGCCCAGTTGACGGGCCCGGACCACCCGCCGCCCCTTGAGGCGCTCTGCGACGAGGTGCTCGACATGCTCGGTCCGGGCGACCGGGACGACGACATCGCGCTGCTCGCGGCCCGCTTCGACGGGATCGCGCCGAGCGACGTGGCGTACTGGTTCCTCGAACCGGAGAACGCGACGCCGTCCCGGGCCCGCAGGCTGGCGCGCAGCGCGCTGGCCCGCTGGGGTCTCGAAGAGCTGACCGATTCGGTGGAGCTGCTGGTCAGCGAGGTCGTGACGAACGCGGTGCGGTACGCGTCGCGGCCGATCACGCTGCGGCTGCTGCGGACCGACGTGCTGCGCTGCGAGGTCGGCGACGACGTGCCGCAGCTGCCGCGGCTGCGGCAGGCGCGCGCCACGGACGAGGGCGGCCGTGGCCTGTACCTGGTCAACAAGATGGCGCGGCGCTGGGGTGCCACGCGGCTGAGCACCGGCAAGGTGGTCTGGTTCGAGCTGAACCGGAGCTGA